A genomic window from Schistocerca serialis cubense isolate TAMUIC-IGC-003099 chromosome 4, iqSchSeri2.2, whole genome shotgun sequence includes:
- the LOC126473237 gene encoding 28S ribosomal protein S9, mitochondrial, whose protein sequence is MNPFVVRQASALRRLWHGIVPIYVKQECVCCVKIYSVSSASLYSTDMKTLSATGSPDIQKKEKISKAMKAYLERARKHDEFMKQQEHEFKLGKRHLANMMGEDPDTFTQEDIDNAIQYLFPSGLFDPKARPIMKPPEEVFPQKKAAEFDETGRPYHFLFYTGKPNYFGLLHDIVSNLDYLNKHEDRMVRKHLKPESDQALDVTGTEWLPKESLEKLLVERLHDTEYNSLLLAMDRLLKHPYSFLKKDFILQYRKPLIMQTRNYEIPKPELGEDGKQFVTVKQCLRKSARGEVTVRYPGEGKFQVNGCDINYFRLTQEREQLLFPLIFTGMLNKVDVEAVVTGGGPSGQAGAIRWGIAWGLRSFVDEEMLEKMRLAGLLTRDYRRRERKKPGQEKARKKFTWKKR, encoded by the coding sequence ATGAATCCGTTTGTAGTGCGCCAAGCATCGGCTTTACGTAGATTGTGGCATGGAATCGTGCCTATTTATGTCAAGCAGGAATGTGTATGTTGTGTTAAAATTTATAGCGTGAGCAGCGCATCATTATATAGTACAGACATGAAAACATTAAGTGCAACTGGTTCTCCagatatacaaaagaaagaaaaaatcagcAAAGCTATGAAAGCATACTTGGAAAGGGCTCGAAAACATGATGAGTTCATGAAACAACAAGAACACGAATTTAAGTTAGGTAAACGGCATTTGGCAAACATGATGGGCGAAGATCCGGATACATTTACACAAGAGGACATTGATAATGCTATTCAGTATCTATTTCCATCAGGATTATTCGACCCAAAAGCAAGACCCAttatgaaacctccagaagaagtTTTTCCTCAGAAAAAAGCAGCGGAGTTTGACGAAACTGGGCGCCCCTATCACTTTCTGTTCTATACTGGAAAGCCAAATTATTTTGGTTTGCTCCATGATATTGTAAGCAATCTGGATTACTTGAATAAACACGAGGACAGGATGGTACGTAAACATCTTAAACCAGAAAGTGATCAAGCTTTGGACGTTACAGGAACAGAGTGGCTGCCGAAGGAGAGCCTAGAAAAATTGCTTGTTGAACGTTTACACGACACAGAATATAACAGTTTATTACTTGCAATGGATAGACTACTAAAACATCCATACTCATTTCTAAAAAAGGACTTTATTCTCCAGTATCGAAAACCATTGATAATGCAGACAAGGAATTATGAAATACCGAAACCCGAATTAGGTGAAGATGGAAAGCAGTTTGTAACTGTTAAACAGTGCTTACGCAAATCTGCAAGAGGTGAAGTCACGGTAAGATATCCAGGTGAAGGGAAGTTTCAGGTGAATGGTTGCGATATTAATTATTTCAGACTGACCCAAGAACGCGAACAGCTTCTTTTCCCCCTTATTTTCACTGGAATGCTTAATAAAGTGGACGTAGAAGCTGTTGTAACTGGAGGAGGACCTTCTGGACAGGCAGGAGCAATAAGGTGGGGCATAGCATGGGGGCTACGCAGTTTTGTAGACGAAGAAATGCTAGAAAAAATGCGTTTAGCGGGACTGTTAACAAGGGACTACAGGCGTCGTGAAAGGAAGAAACCTGGCCAAGAAAAGGCTAGGAAAAAATTTACATGGAAGAAGAGATGA
- the LOC126473236 gene encoding RING finger protein 37, which yields MYNFTDPSLLPDVSCNAICSEGYEVTNLTSSNAQERRRGFMVYNAVKPPVEITLQFICKINLSHICIWPTVGNQKSCGFEIEVKDSYGEGVDEFVTTGKRSFGVEPGIVFFRRDCRDNELSVPAQFVKHPLINKQNALSNSDCLKIKIYKTYNSTLAALGRIEVWGTVSGSCSQSTKETVRKLYSKRTDRKLTEISGSCVNVCKIQGEKHHAVPADASGLIIPDDFKDAITLDIMSVPMILPSGKVVDQSTLEKHEMHEARWGRPPSDPFTGKLFSNNSHPVLAPALKARIDKFLIDNAHCQELFTVARTSGRRETHSLSQSACAVTNKDNVAVPAINTDAVYLPTSSNDATFKVCSEKSDSSKHDKTDGPTNNRSITICSENFLKTQKNNEEGQKKGEGKGSVSFDEILESKLNVAVKLALANRPSFVNCDKPAKHTKTACSDCDGNQLLYILSCKHLFCRHCLFKKAAQKTMICSVCKFHYTHTDPCRYHVT from the coding sequence ATGTATAACTTTACCGACCCGTCACTATTACCAGATGTTTCCTGCAATGCAATATGCAGTGAAGGTTATGAAGTAACTAATTTAACATCATCAAATGCTCAAGAAAGGCGAAGAGGCTTTATGGTTTATAATGCTGTAAAACCACCGGTTGAAATAACTTTGCAATTTATATGCAAAATTAATTTGAGTCATATTTGTATCTGGCCGACAGTTGGCAATCAAAAGTCGTGTGGGTTTGAAATAGAGGTAAAAGACAGCTATGGAGAAGGAGTCGATGAATTTGTTACAACAGGAAAGCGCAGCTTCGGAGTAGAACCTGGCATCGTGTTTTTTAGAAGGGACTGTCGTGATAATGAATTATCAGTTCCTGCGCAATTTGTTAAACATCCTTTGATAAACAAACAGAACGCACTTTCCAATTCAGACTGCTTGAAAATCAAGATCTATAAAACGTATAATTCAACTCTTGCAGCATTGGGACGCATTGAAGTGTGGGGAACGGTCAGCGGTTCGTGTAGTCAGTCGACAAAAGAAACAGTCAGGAAATTATATAGCAAACGGACAGACAGGAAACTTACTGAAATTTCAGGaagttgtgtgaatgtgtgcaaaatacaaggtgaaaaacaTCACGCAGTCCCTGCAGACGCAAGTGGATTAATCATACCAGACGATTTTAAGGACGCAATTACGTTAGATATAATGAGTGTTCCAATGATTTTACCAAGTGGAAAAGTTGTGGATCAAAGCACACTAGAAAAGCATGAAATGCATGAAGCCAGATGGGGCCGCCCACCAAGTGACCCTTTCACTGGTAAACTGTTTTCCAATAACAGTCATCCAGTTTTAGCTCCAGCATTAAAAGCAAGAATCGACAAATTTCTTATAGATAATGCACATTGCCAAGAACTATTTACAGTAGCTCGTACCAGTGGAAGACGGGAGACACACAGTTTAAGTCAAAGTGCATGTGCAGTTACTAACAAGGACAATGTTGCAGTTCCAGCAATCAACACTGATGCTGTTTATTTACCAACCAGTTCTAATGATGCCACCTTTAAGGTCTGTTCTGAAAAAtctgatagcagcaaacatgaTAAAACTGATGGGCCTACCAACAACAGATCTATCACCATttgcagtgaaaattttttaaaaacacaaaaaaataatgaggAGGGACAGAAGAAGGGGGAAGGAAAAGGAAGTGTGTCATTTGATGAGATTttggaatcaaaattaaatgtAGCTGTGAAGTTAGCATTAGCGAATCGTCCATCATTTGTAAATTGTGATAAGCCTGCGAAACATACAAAAACTGCATGCAGTGATTGTGATGGAAACCAGCTTCTATACATTTTGTCTTGTAAGCATTTGTTTTGCAGGCACTGTCTTTTTAAAAAAGCAGCACAAAAAACTATGATATGTTCTGTTTGCAAATTTCATTATACACATACTGATCCATGCAGATATCATGTAACATGA